In a genomic window of Deltaproteobacteria bacterium:
- the lysA gene encoding diaminopimelate decarboxylase: MPAFLKVDAARVAFRLSDCRFARVGLRHLGGVVRTERAADRPGSEEGRAPRAALRLRRAAIRSAAREGRPRRPPHSRSLRAQGPQETDRLTARRGRDRRGRPARHLGRTEGRPGEGESLRSAGEERGRIRNPGADADAHPRPEKRRPGEAVNDFRYVNGRLHCAGVALDSIADAVGTPFYCYSHETLTRHYRAFHEGFRDVPHVIAFSVKALSNLSVLRLLGSMGCGADVVSGGELYRALEAGIPAERIVYSGVGKTRDELEYALRTGTLMFNVESSEELAALAEAAARLGVVAPVSLRVNPDVDPKTHKYIATGLRESKFGIAIDLARESYARAASMKSVRIVGVDCHIGSQLTDLAPIRDALSRLERLIGELRADGHAVTHLDIGGGLGISYDDEAPPHPTEYARAVLETVSHLNLTLVMEPGRVIVGNAGVLVTRLLYRKRQGDKRFLIVDAGMNDLIRPSLYDSFHEIRPVRETAAPRTVADVVGPVCESGDFLARDRAMADDLERGELLAVMSAGAYGFAMASNYNSRPRAAEVLVRDDRFAVVRRRETYEDLVGPERVEVDP, translated from the coding sequence TTGCCGTTTTGCTCGCGTTGGTCTTCGTCACCTCGGCGGCGTCGTGCGGACTGAAAGGGCCGCCGATCGCCCCGGAAGCGAAGAAGGACGAGCGCCCCGAGCCGCGCTCCGGCTCCGGCGTGCTGCAATTCGGTCCGCAGCCCGAGAAGGAAGACCCCGAAGACCGCCGCATTCTCGATCTCTACGGGCGCAAGGACCGCAAGAAACCGACCGACTTACCGCGCGTCGAGGACGCGATCGGCGCGGACGTCCTGCTCGGCACCTCGGGCGAACCGAAGGACGACCCGGCGAAGGCGAATCCCTTCGATCCGCAGGTGAAGAGCGCGGACGAATCCGAAACCCCGGCGCCGACGCCGACGCCCACCCCCGACCCGAAAAACGACGACCCGGAGAAGCCGTGAACGACTTTCGCTACGTCAACGGCCGGCTGCACTGCGCCGGCGTCGCTCTCGATTCCATCGCCGACGCGGTCGGCACGCCCTTTTACTGCTATTCGCACGAGACGCTGACACGCCACTACCGGGCGTTTCACGAGGGCTTCCGCGACGTGCCGCACGTCATCGCCTTTTCGGTGAAGGCGCTCTCGAACCTGTCGGTGCTGCGCCTGCTCGGCTCGATGGGGTGTGGGGCCGATGTCGTGAGCGGCGGCGAACTCTACCGCGCGCTCGAAGCCGGCATCCCCGCCGAGCGCATCGTCTATTCCGGCGTCGGCAAGACCAGGGATGAACTGGAATACGCCCTGCGCACGGGCACCCTGATGTTCAACGTCGAGTCGAGCGAGGAACTCGCGGCGCTGGCCGAAGCGGCGGCGCGGCTTGGCGTGGTCGCGCCGGTGTCGCTGCGCGTCAACCCCGACGTGGACCCGAAGACGCACAAGTACATCGCCACGGGGCTTCGCGAGAGCAAGTTCGGCATCGCCATCGACCTTGCCCGCGAGAGCTACGCGCGCGCCGCGTCGATGAAGAGCGTTCGCATCGTCGGCGTGGATTGCCACATCGGCAGCCAGCTCACGGACCTCGCGCCGATCCGCGACGCGCTCTCGCGGCTCGAGCGACTGATCGGCGAGTTGCGCGCCGACGGTCACGCCGTCACGCACCTCGATATCGGCGGCGGTCTCGGCATCAGCTACGACGACGAGGCCCCGCCGCACCCGACCGAGTATGCGAGGGCGGTGCTCGAAACCGTGTCGCACCTGAATCTCACGCTCGTGATGGAGCCGGGGCGCGTGATCGTCGGCAACGCCGGGGTGCTGGTGACGCGCCTGCTCTATCGCAAGCGGCAGGGTGACAAGCGCTTCCTGATCGTGGACGCGGGGATGAACGACCTGATCCGCCCGTCGCTCTACGACAGCTTCCACGAGATTCGCCCGGTGCGCGAAACCGCCGCGCCGCGCACGGTCGCCGACGTGGTGGGGCCGGTGTGCGAGAGCGGCGATTTTCTCGCGCGCGACCGCGCCATGGCGGACGACCTGGAGCGCGGCGAGCTGCTCGCGGTCATGAGCGCCGGGGCGTACGGCTTCGCAATGGCGAGCAACTACAACTCGCGCCCCCGCGCCGCGGAGGTGCTGGTGCGCGACGACCGGTTCGCCGTCGTCCGCCGCCGCGAGACTTACGAGGATCTCGTCGGGCCGGAGCGGGTGGAGGTCGATCCGTAG
- a CDS encoding tetratricopeptide repeat protein — protein sequence MKNEDAILYQRGADAFARGEFAEAERCLAAVLVRHREYADIYSMLGTIFHVKGQFTKALRLFARALEINPGYTEAKVNLMILLQDLGRYDRATQILRHIQRSSDALPQSPDPLSKNRLANLHAVTGDMYQMLDLYDAAVEQYEAALDLRPNFTDIRLKLSRAYKAKGQLEFAETQTRACLKTRPDHNEARVFLGTLLMAQGRRTQAVEAWQQVMTLEPGNAEARDLLRMAGVPVEGDATPAVSPGATTLSP from the coding sequence ATGAAAAACGAAGATGCGATCCTGTATCAGCGCGGCGCGGACGCGTTCGCGAGGGGCGAGTTCGCCGAGGCGGAGCGGTGCCTCGCGGCGGTGCTCGTGCGCCATCGCGAGTACGCCGACATCTACTCGATGCTCGGCACGATCTTTCACGTGAAGGGGCAGTTCACGAAAGCCCTGCGCCTCTTTGCCCGCGCGCTGGAAATCAACCCCGGCTACACCGAGGCCAAGGTCAACCTGATGATCCTGCTGCAGGACCTGGGCCGCTACGACCGCGCGACGCAGATCCTTCGCCACATCCAGCGCAGCAGCGACGCGCTGCCGCAGTCGCCGGACCCGCTGTCCAAGAACCGGCTGGCCAACCTGCACGCCGTGACCGGCGACATGTACCAGATGCTCGACCTGTACGACGCCGCCGTGGAGCAGTACGAGGCCGCGCTCGACCTGCGTCCCAATTTCACGGATATCCGCCTCAAGCTTTCCCGTGCGTACAAGGCGAAGGGCCAGCTCGAATTCGCCGAGACGCAGACCCGGGCCTGCCTGAAAACGCGCCCCGACCACAACGAAGCCCGCGTTTTTCTCGGCACGTTGCTGATGGCCCAAGGACGGCGCACGCAGGCGGTCGAGGCGTGGCAGCAGGTGATGACGCTCGAGCCGGGAAATGCCGAGGCACGCGACCTGTTGCGCATGGCCGGGGTCCCTGTGGAAGGGGACGCGACGCCCGCCGTCTCGCCCGGGGCGACCACACTCTCGCCCTGA
- a CDS encoding MBL fold metallo-hydrolase, with the protein MSEFWIRSLASGSRGNCWILAAGSTRVLVDAGINAKQIQSKLLEAGVEPESIQAIFLTHEHSDHIGGIPVLSRRFGMPTFTAPETAGVPKWGGKALAHERGVRVVPLAPGEPACIGEITVRSFPVSHDAADPMMFVFEHQERRIGFATDLGMVTRLVHDRLRGVDALVLESNHDVRMLDEGPYRPEDKKRIKSRLGHLSNEQAQEFVRQIAHPGLGALVLAHLSKINNTPEIAHAGMRAVLDEVAPHTHLSIALQDEIGEVIAVPHVSGAGRDAATGVGRAPLEAVV; encoded by the coding sequence TTGAGCGAGTTTTGGATCCGCAGCCTGGCCAGCGGCAGCCGCGGCAATTGCTGGATTCTCGCGGCCGGATCCACGCGCGTGCTCGTCGATGCGGGCATCAACGCGAAGCAGATCCAGTCGAAACTCCTCGAGGCGGGCGTCGAACCCGAGTCGATTCAGGCCATCTTCCTCACGCACGAGCACTCCGATCACATCGGGGGTATTCCCGTGCTGTCGAGGCGGTTCGGCATGCCCACGTTCACCGCGCCCGAGACCGCCGGCGTCCCCAAGTGGGGCGGCAAAGCACTGGCGCATGAACGCGGCGTGCGTGTCGTGCCGCTTGCACCCGGCGAACCGGCGTGCATCGGCGAGATCACCGTGCGTTCATTTCCTGTCAGCCACGACGCCGCGGACCCGATGATGTTCGTCTTCGAGCACCAGGAGCGACGCATCGGCTTCGCCACCGATCTGGGCATGGTGACGCGCCTCGTGCACGACCGGCTGCGCGGCGTGGACGCACTGGTGCTGGAATCCAATCACGACGTGCGCATGCTCGACGAGGGTCCTTACCGTCCCGAGGACAAAAAGCGCATCAAGAGCCGCCTCGGGCATCTGTCGAACGAGCAGGCGCAGGAGTTCGTGCGTCAGATCGCCCATCCGGGCCTCGGCGCGCTGGTGCTCGCGCATTTGTCGAAGATCAACAACACGCCCGAGATCGCCCATGCGGGCATGCGCGCGGTGCTCGACGAGGTTGCGCCGCATACCCATCTGTCGATCGCGTTGCAGGACGAGATCGGAGAGGTGATCGCCGTGCCTCATGTATCGGGCGCGGGCAGGGACGCGGCGACCGGTGTCGGCCGCGCGCCGTTGGAGGCCGTCGTATGA
- a CDS encoding adenylosuccinate lyase — MIPRYSREAMARIWSDENRYRIWLDVEIAAAEAMAELGLVPADAVATIKAKANFSVARIEEIEAITRHDVNAFIDCVAEYVGEDARWLHLGMTSSDVLDTAFAVQLAQATDMLLADIDALMAAIHRRAIEFKDTLQIGRSHGIHAEPITFGWKLAIWYDEMRRNRERLVQCRERVAVGMVSGAVGTFAHLPPAVEASVCKKLGLTAAPASNQIIQRDRHAEFFCVLAVIAGSLDKFAVEVRHLQRTEVYEAEEFFHKGQKGSSAMPHKRNPILTENVSGLARIVRSHASAALQNQALWHERDISHSSVERVIAPDATIALDFMLGRMTGVIDKLLVYPDNMARNMDITRGLFASQTLLLALVKKGVTRQDAYRMVQRSAMKVWEEGANFEEQVLSDADVMARLTPDQVHDALDARVQVRHVDEIFERVFGKN, encoded by the coding sequence ATGATTCCCCGGTATTCCCGCGAGGCGATGGCGCGGATCTGGTCCGACGAAAACCGGTATCGTATCTGGCTTGACGTCGAGATCGCCGCCGCCGAGGCCATGGCCGAGCTCGGACTCGTGCCCGCCGACGCCGTCGCCACGATCAAGGCCAAGGCGAATTTTTCCGTGGCGCGCATCGAAGAGATCGAGGCGATCACACGCCATGACGTCAACGCGTTCATCGACTGCGTGGCCGAATACGTAGGCGAGGACGCGCGCTGGCTGCACCTCGGCATGACGTCGTCGGACGTGCTCGACACCGCCTTCGCGGTGCAACTCGCGCAGGCGACCGACATGCTGCTTGCCGACATCGACGCGCTCATGGCGGCGATCCATCGCCGCGCGATCGAATTTAAGGACACCCTGCAGATCGGCCGCTCGCACGGCATTCACGCCGAGCCGATCACCTTCGGCTGGAAGCTCGCGATCTGGTACGACGAGATGCGACGCAACCGCGAGCGACTTGTGCAGTGCCGCGAGCGCGTGGCCGTGGGCATGGTTTCCGGCGCCGTGGGCACGTTCGCCCATCTGCCGCCCGCCGTGGAAGCGAGTGTGTGCAAAAAGCTCGGCCTGACCGCCGCGCCCGCGTCGAACCAGATCATCCAGCGCGACCGACACGCCGAGTTTTTCTGCGTGCTCGCGGTCATCGCGGGATCGCTCGACAAATTCGCGGTCGAAGTTCGTCACCTTCAGCGCACCGAGGTGTACGAGGCCGAGGAGTTCTTCCACAAGGGCCAAAAGGGCAGCTCGGCCATGCCGCACAAGCGCAACCCGATTCTCACGGAAAACGTGTCGGGCCTTGCTCGCATCGTGCGCTCGCACGCGTCAGCGGCGCTGCAAAACCAGGCGTTGTGGCACGAACGCGACATCAGCCATTCGTCGGTGGAGCGCGTGATCGCGCCCGACGCCACGATCGCGCTCGATTTCATGCTCGGGCGCATGACGGGCGTGATCGACAAGCTGCTCGTGTATCCCGACAACATGGCGCGCAACATGGACATCACGCGCGGGCTTTTCGCCTCGCAGACGCTGTTGCTCGCGCTCGTGAAAAAGGGCGTGACGCGGCAGGACGCGTACCGCATGGTGCAGCGCAGCGCCATGAAGGTGTGGGAAGAGGGTGCGAATTTCGAGGAGCAGGTATTGAGCGACGCCGACGTGATGGCGCGCCTCACGCCGGATCAGGTGCATGACGCGCTGGACGCGCGCGTGCAGGTGCGCCACGTGGATGAGATTTTCGAGCGGGTGTTCGGGAAGAATTGA
- a CDS encoding amidophosphoribosyltransferase — MLTDCDDDHFHDQCGVVGVYGHPEASTLVYLGLHALQHRGQESAGIVSFDGERALAQRAMGLVHTAFDEETLRNLPGEIAIGHVRYSTAGASTLRNAQPIVVDTPAGPFSVAHNGNLVNAAELRRELEELGSIFRSTMDTEVIVHLFAHSRKPVVERVIDALERLRGSFSLVMLASDRLIAARDSRGWRPLALGRKTTDDGREAWIVASETCALDLIEAEYVREIEPGEVVVIDAQGVRSIKPFEPKRHAHCVFEYIYFARPDSRLYGQECYPIRQSLGARLAREHPANADVVIAIPDSGSPAAFGFSKESGIRLDIGLVRSHYTGRTFIEPTQGIRNFGVRLKLNPNRSVLAGQRVVVVDDSIVRGTTSKKIIGMIRAAGAREIHVRISSPPTQWPCYYGIDTPRREELIASSSTVEEIRDYIGADSLGYLSMEGLHACLPQGADKFCFACFDGDYPDPPADHAPTRQLALFDLRQDRER, encoded by the coding sequence ATGTTGACCGACTGCGACGACGATCATTTCCACGACCAATGCGGGGTTGTGGGCGTTTACGGCCATCCCGAGGCGTCGACCCTCGTGTACCTCGGCTTGCACGCGCTCCAGCACCGCGGGCAGGAGAGCGCCGGGATCGTGTCCTTCGACGGCGAGCGCGCACTGGCGCAGAGGGCGATGGGCCTCGTCCACACCGCCTTCGACGAAGAGACGCTGCGCAACCTGCCCGGCGAGATCGCCATCGGCCATGTACGTTATTCGACCGCCGGGGCGTCCACGTTGCGCAACGCGCAGCCCATCGTCGTCGATACGCCCGCGGGGCCTTTTTCGGTCGCGCACAACGGCAACCTCGTCAACGCCGCCGAACTGCGCCGCGAACTCGAGGAACTGGGCTCGATCTTCCGCTCGACGATGGACACCGAGGTCATCGTTCATCTGTTCGCCCACTCGCGCAAACCCGTGGTGGAACGCGTGATCGACGCGCTCGAGCGCCTGCGCGGATCGTTCAGCCTCGTCATGCTCGCGTCGGATCGCCTGATCGCCGCGCGCGACAGCCGCGGCTGGCGACCGCTCGCGCTTGGCCGCAAGACGACCGACGACGGCCGCGAGGCGTGGATCGTCGCGAGCGAAACCTGCGCCCTCGACCTCATCGAGGCCGAGTACGTCCGCGAGATCGAGCCCGGCGAGGTGGTCGTGATCGATGCGCAGGGCGTGCGTTCGATCAAACCCTTCGAGCCCAAACGCCACGCGCACTGCGTGTTCGAGTACATCTATTTTGCGCGGCCCGACTCGCGCCTCTACGGGCAGGAGTGCTACCCGATCCGCCAATCGCTCGGCGCGCGGCTCGCCCGCGAGCACCCCGCGAACGCCGACGTGGTGATCGCCATTCCCGACTCGGGCTCGCCCGCGGCGTTCGGATTCAGCAAGGAATCCGGCATCCGGCTCGACATCGGCCTCGTGCGCAGCCACTACACGGGGCGCACCTTCATCGAGCCCACGCAGGGCATCCGCAACTTCGGCGTCCGGCTCAAGCTCAACCCGAACCGTTCGGTGTTGGCGGGGCAACGCGTGGTGGTGGTGGACGACTCGATTGTGCGGGGCACGACGTCGAAAAAAATCATCGGGATGATCCGGGCGGCGGGCGCGCGGGAGATCCATGTGCGCATCAGTTCGCCGCCCACGCAGTGGCCGTGTTACTACGGCATCGACACGCCCCGTCGCGAGGAGCTGATCGCGTCGTCGTCCACGGTCGAGGAAATCCGCGACTACATCGGTGCCGATTCGCTCGGCTATCTGTCGATGGAAGGTCTGCACGCCTGTCTGCCGCAGGGCGCGGACAAGTTCTGCTTCGCGTGCTTCGACGGCGATTATCCCGATCCGCCCGCGGACCACGCCCCCACACGCCAACTCGCCCTGTTCGACCTGCGCCAGGACCGCGAACGTTAG
- a CDS encoding acyl-CoA desaturase, which translates to MKAAYDRPPDEKVNWVASIPFFLLHLAPLGALWTGVRWVDVALCVALYYVRMFFITAGYHRYFAHRSFKTGRVFQFILALGGSTTAQKGVLWWAGHHRHHHRYSDTTEDIHSPLRGFWWSHMGWIVCDKFKPVPLQYIEDFAKYPELRWLDRFYEVPFALLGVAVWYFGGASALFTGFFLSTILLYHGTFFVNSITHLFGRRRFATTDTSRNSMLIALVTCGEGWHNNHHHCQWTARQGFYWWEIDLSYYVLKALAALGVVWDLRQPTEKVLTTNLLREGHFDVGMFDAYWAKASRAVADTQVRAGELLEEKKRKLEEFVAASRAAAEEIASMTHAVPKPEKTAS; encoded by the coding sequence ATGAAAGCCGCATACGACCGGCCCCCCGACGAGAAGGTCAACTGGGTCGCGTCAATTCCGTTTTTTCTGCTGCACCTCGCCCCACTCGGCGCTCTCTGGACCGGCGTGCGCTGGGTCGATGTCGCGCTGTGCGTCGCGCTCTACTACGTCCGCATGTTTTTCATCACGGCCGGATATCATCGATATTTCGCGCATCGCTCGTTCAAGACCGGGCGCGTGTTTCAGTTCATTCTCGCGCTCGGCGGGTCGACGACCGCGCAAAAGGGCGTTTTGTGGTGGGCGGGTCATCATCGCCATCATCACCGCTATTCCGACACGACCGAGGACATCCACTCGCCCCTTCGCGGCTTCTGGTGGAGCCATATGGGCTGGATCGTGTGCGACAAATTCAAACCCGTTCCTCTGCAATATATCGAGGACTTCGCCAAATATCCTGAACTGCGCTGGCTCGATCGATTCTACGAGGTTCCTTTCGCGCTACTCGGCGTGGCGGTTTGGTACTTCGGCGGCGCGTCGGCGCTGTTCACCGGGTTTTTCCTTTCGACGATCCTGCTTTATCACGGCACCTTCTTCGTCAACTCGATCACGCACCTGTTCGGGCGGCGGCGCTTCGCCACCACCGACACGAGCCGCAACTCGATGCTCATCGCGCTCGTTACGTGCGGCGAGGGCTGGCACAACAACCATCACCACTGCCAGTGGACCGCGCGTCAGGGCTTTTACTGGTGGGAGATCGACCTGTCTTACTACGTGCTCAAAGCCCTCGCGGCCCTCGGCGTGGTTTGGGATCTGCGTCAGCCGACCGAAAAGGTGCTGACGACGAACCTGCTGCGCGAGGGGCATTTCGACGTCGGCATGTTCGACGCGTATTGGGCCAAGGCGTCGCGCGCCGTGGCCGACACGCAGGTCCGCGCGGGGGAACTGCTCGAGGAGAAAAAGCGCAAGCTCGAGGAATTCGTCGCCGCGTCGCGCGCCGCCGCCGAGGAGATCGCGTCAATGACGCACGCCGTTCCGAAGCCGGAAAAGACGGCTTCTTGA
- a CDS encoding sulfatase has protein sequence MSKWKGITVFLVACSLIATGCGKLRETVSIDRQPNVVLIMIDTLRADHLGVYGYSRPTSPNIDRFAADAVVFDRMHAVSPWTMPSTASIFTSLPPRDHGITEWENPLEERFLTLAEHLQSSGYKTEAIVSHVIFRPRYGFNQGFDRFEALVLGKGKSRLITSSREVTDRAIKAVDRGGREPFFLWVHYFDPHNNYLRHEEFDFGKKKVDLYDGEIAYTDKHIGRLLDHLRKTGRFKDTVIAIIADHGEEFGDHGGTWHSRTLYEEVLRVPFILRAPGFSPGRVDTVLWQLDVAPTILSLLNVAPPPSFQGRVIEHAEGRFIKGADRTVFAETYRFADKRAVFHENRKYIEDREAKKTELFDLGEDPKEQNNVVDAQPERAAALRAMLEEHHTRARAKISSNPIPGELAEELKSLGYLQ, from the coding sequence ATGTCGAAATGGAAGGGCATTACGGTCTTTCTGGTGGCCTGTTCACTGATTGCGACGGGCTGCGGGAAACTGCGCGAAACTGTGAGTATCGATCGGCAACCGAACGTCGTGCTGATCATGATCGATACGTTACGCGCAGACCATCTGGGAGTTTATGGCTATTCGCGTCCGACCTCGCCCAATATCGACCGGTTCGCCGCCGACGCGGTGGTGTTCGACCGAATGCACGCGGTCAGTCCGTGGACCATGCCGTCCACCGCGTCCATATTCACGTCGCTGCCGCCCCGGGATCACGGGATCACGGAGTGGGAGAACCCTCTTGAAGAGCGCTTTCTGACGCTGGCCGAGCACCTCCAGTCCAGCGGTTATAAGACCGAGGCCATCGTCAGCCACGTTATCTTCCGCCCGCGATACGGCTTCAACCAAGGATTCGACCGATTCGAGGCATTGGTTTTGGGAAAAGGCAAATCCAGGCTCATCACATCGTCCCGGGAAGTCACCGATCGGGCGATCAAGGCCGTCGACCGCGGCGGACGGGAGCCGTTTTTTCTGTGGGTCCACTACTTCGATCCGCACAACAACTACCTGCGCCATGAGGAATTCGACTTCGGAAAAAAGAAGGTCGATCTGTACGACGGCGAAATCGCATACACCGACAAGCACATCGGGCGCCTGCTGGATCACCTGCGGAAGACGGGGCGCTTCAAGGACACCGTCATCGCCATTATTGCCGACCACGGCGAGGAGTTCGGCGACCACGGCGGCACATGGCATTCGCGAACGCTTTACGAGGAGGTCCTGCGCGTGCCGTTCATCCTGCGCGCACCGGGCTTCTCTCCTGGTCGCGTGGATACGGTCTTGTGGCAACTCGACGTGGCTCCCACGATCCTGTCTCTGCTGAACGTGGCTCCGCCGCCGTCTTTTCAGGGACGGGTGATCGAGCACGCCGAGGGTCGATTCATCAAGGGCGCCGATCGGACGGTGTTCGCCGAGACTTACCGGTTTGCCGACAAGCGCGCGGTCTTCCACGAAAACCGGAAATACATCGAGGACCGGGAAGCAAAAAAAACGGAGCTTTTCGACCTCGGAGAAGACCCGAAGGAGCAAAACAATGTCGTCGACGCGCAGCCCGAACGCGCCGCGGCGCTACGCGCGATGCTGGAGGAGCACCACACCCGGGCTCGCGCAAAGATCTCCTCGAACCCGATCCCCGGCGAACTCGCCGAGGAACTCAAGAGTCTCGGCTATCTCCAGTGA
- a CDS encoding GNAT family N-acetyltransferase: MKLLWIRRDSTHWPGAADLRTRVFVGEQNVPPELELDEYDATADHLVALDDDGVVRGTLRLLPYGEGDVKIGRVAVDAALRGTGLGLALMREAFAEARRRNCGAAHLGSQVTVVGFYEKLGFTAFGDVFDDAGIPHRHMVLLLDASGEIREGESS; this comes from the coding sequence TTGAAACTCCTTTGGATACGTCGCGACTCGACGCACTGGCCCGGCGCGGCCGATTTGCGCACGCGGGTATTCGTCGGCGAGCAAAACGTGCCGCCCGAACTCGAACTCGACGAATATGACGCGACGGCGGACCACCTCGTCGCCCTCGACGACGACGGCGTCGTGCGCGGCACACTGCGTCTGCTGCCGTACGGAGAGGGCGACGTAAAGATCGGCCGCGTCGCGGTGGATGCGGCGCTTCGCGGAACCGGTCTCGGTCTCGCACTCATGCGGGAGGCGTTCGCCGAGGCGCGGCGTCGGAATTGCGGCGCGGCGCATTTGGGTTCGCAAGTGACCGTCGTCGGCTTTTATGAGAAACTCGGCTTCACGGCCTTCGGCGATGTGTTTGACGACGCGGGAATTCCGCATCGGCACATGGTGCTGCTTTTGGACGCCTCGGGCGAAATTCGGGAGGGGGAATCGTCATGA
- a CDS encoding thiolase family protein, with protein MIDVYLVSGVRTAIGKRGGALAKSRADELLATVLAEAVRRAGIDPARIDDVIGGTVTQIGEQGFVLPRMAALVAGFPAEVSGVSVNRQCGSSLTAINLAAGLIGSGQRDVIVATGCELMSKYAIGADWFGLTMNNGEAAGMPFGPKYLERVGQLADQGQAAQMIATKWGVSKVECDEFAYRSHQRAAAATAAGHFAAEILPIEVDDGAGGTRTHAMDETIRPETSMEKLAGLKTVFGTEMITAGNSSPISDGASAVVLASGAVVKELGLKPLARFVMSAVTGADPLLMLTGPIRATEMALKRAGLKLADIDVVEINEAFSPVPLAWGREHHPDWEKVNPNGGAIALGHPVGNSGCRLTITAMHHLKRTGGRYGMITLCTGGGMAPATIIENVG; from the coding sequence ATGATCGATGTGTACTTGGTGTCGGGCGTGCGGACGGCGATCGGGAAACGCGGGGGAGCTCTGGCGAAATCGCGGGCCGATGAACTATTAGCGACGGTTCTCGCCGAGGCGGTGCGCCGCGCGGGCATCGATCCCGCGCGAATCGACGACGTCATCGGCGGCACGGTCACGCAGATCGGCGAGCAGGGTTTCGTTCTGCCGCGAATGGCCGCGCTCGTCGCAGGTTTTCCCGCCGAGGTTTCGGGCGTTTCGGTCAACCGCCAGTGCGGCAGCTCGCTCACCGCGATCAATCTCGCCGCCGGGCTGATTGGATCGGGGCAGCGCGACGTGATCGTGGCGACCGGTTGCGAGCTCATGAGCAAATACGCGATCGGCGCGGACTGGTTCGGCCTGACGATGAACAACGGCGAGGCGGCGGGCATGCCCTTCGGCCCGAAATACCTGGAGCGCGTCGGACAGCTCGCCGATCAGGGCCAAGCCGCGCAGATGATCGCCACGAAATGGGGCGTCAGCAAAGTCGAGTGCGACGAATTCGCGTATCGTTCGCACCAACGCGCGGCGGCGGCCACCGCGGCGGGGCATTTCGCCGCGGAGATTCTTCCGATCGAAGTGGACGACGGCGCGGGCGGCACGCGCACGCACGCCATGGACGAAACCATCCGCCCCGAAACATCGATGGAAAAACTCGCGGGCCTCAAAACCGTCTTCGGCACCGAGATGATCACGGCGGGCAATTCCAGTCCGATCTCCGACGGCGCGTCGGCGGTGGTGCTGGCGTCGGGCGCGGTGGTGAAGGAACTGGGTCTCAAACCCCTCGCGCGCTTCGTCATGTCCGCGGTCACGGGCGCCGATCCGCTGCTCATGCTCACGGGACCGATTCGCGCGACGGAAATGGCGCTCAAGCGCGCGGGGTTGAAACTCGCGGACATCGACGTGGTGGAAATCAACGAGGCGTTCAGCCCGGTTCCGCTGGCGTGGGGGCGCGAGCACCATCCCGATTGGGAAAAGGTCAACCCGAACGGCGGCGCGATCGCGCTCGGCCATCCGGTCGGCAACTCCGGCTGCCGACTCACCATCACCGCGATGCATCACCTGAAACGCACCGGCGGGCGCTACGGCATGATCACGCTGTGCACCGGCGGCGGCATGGCCCCGGCGACGATCATCGAAAACGTCGGATAA